The following are encoded together in the Robertmurraya sp. FSL R5-0851 genome:
- a CDS encoding PTS sugar transporter subunit IIB — translation MRILLCCAAGMSTSLLVTKMEKSAEEQGIEAKIWAVSADVVRNHVDQADVLLVGPQVRYMLPQLKKLGQEKGIPVDMINTVHYGTCNGAEVLKFAKQLVTK, via the coding sequence GTGAGGATTTTATTATGTTGTGCCGCGGGGATGTCTACGAGTCTATTAGTGACGAAAATGGAGAAGTCCGCGGAGGAACAGGGGATAGAGGCGAAAATTTGGGCGGTATCTGCGGATGTGGTTCGAAATCACGTCGACCAGGCAGATGTATTGCTTGTAGGTCCGCAGGTTCGCTATATGTTGCCTCAACTGAAAAAACTAGGCCAGGAAAAAGGGATTCCGGTGGACATGATTAATACCGTGCACTATGGAACATGTAATGGCGCCGAAGTGTTGAAATTTGCAAAACAGTTAGTCACCAAATAA
- a CDS encoding histidine kinase dimerization/phospho-acceptor domain-containing protein: MEITQHFFFNLSLIIIILFFALVWSAKMRNFSLSKRFSLFWGIVLLWSCFQFSYHPVPHISMDLRELPVLIGGLYLGIGPILSIMVIFIRGLYGIDTGFFANIALYLPLALFFWKVYPWFWNQRPSRRVFISISLGIIISIITLSSLEYMNLSIHRLDAYIAYLVVPNLGIAMISITSEFVIKNFHLQNQLIKSGKLEVVEQMGAAISHEIRNPLTSAKGFVQLLLEGPPTSQKHTEYLNIISHELILAEQVIKDYLTFSKPSLEQVEPIEVSKELTLIIKMLQPTANKIQLK, translated from the coding sequence ATGGAAATCACTCAACACTTCTTTTTTAATCTTTCCTTAATCATCATTATCCTGTTCTTTGCCCTTGTTTGGTCGGCCAAGATGAGAAATTTTTCTTTATCGAAACGTTTTTCATTATTTTGGGGCATCGTTCTCCTTTGGTCATGCTTTCAGTTCTCTTACCATCCTGTTCCACATATATCAATGGATTTAAGAGAACTTCCGGTGTTGATTGGTGGTCTTTATTTAGGTATTGGTCCCATTCTTTCAATCATGGTGATTTTTATTAGAGGATTGTATGGAATCGATACAGGATTCTTTGCGAATATCGCCCTTTATTTACCATTAGCCTTATTCTTTTGGAAGGTTTACCCGTGGTTTTGGAATCAACGCCCATCTCGCCGGGTTTTCATATCCATCTCACTTGGCATTATAATTAGTATCATTACCCTATCTAGCTTAGAATATATGAATTTATCAATTCATCGATTGGATGCATACATAGCGTACCTAGTGGTTCCTAACTTAGGAATCGCCATGATATCCATAACGAGTGAGTTTGTTATAAAGAATTTCCATTTACAAAATCAATTGATTAAATCAGGTAAGTTAGAAGTAGTGGAACAAATGGGTGCTGCCATTTCCCATGAGATAAGAAATCCACTCACCTCAGCTAAGGGATTTGTTCAGTTGCTATTAGAAGGTCCACCAACCTCTCAAAAACATACCGAATATCTAAACATCATTTCACATGAATTGATCTTAGCCGAACAGGTTATCAAGGATTACCTGACCTTTTCAAAACCATCGTTAGAACAAGTGGAACCCATTGAGGTTAGTAAGGAACTGACTCTTATTATAAAAATGCTGCAACCTACAGCGAACAAAATTCAGTTGAAGTAA
- a CDS encoding ATP-binding protein: protein MPSGGQLIIRTDKNKKNVTISVIDHGIGMTKEQLDRLGEPYYSTKGSKGTGLGMMVVYSIVKAMNGMIRVQSEVGVGTTFRFIFPSVADLGGFFRTKTSNVIE, encoded by the coding sequence ATGCCTAGCGGTGGTCAGTTAATTATACGTACAGATAAAAACAAAAAAAATGTAACCATATCAGTCATTGACCACGGAATTGGAATGACAAAGGAACAATTGGATCGACTGGGAGAGCCTTATTATTCGACAAAAGGGTCAAAGGGTACGGGTCTTGGGATGATGGTGGTATATAGTATTGTGAAAGCTATGAATGGAATGATTCGTGTACAAAGCGAAGTGGGCGTCGGGACAACCTTTCGTTTTATCTTTCCATCTGTCGCAGATTTAGGTGGTTTTTTCCGAACGAAAACATCCAATGTAATAGAATAA